GGGTCCATAATTTTATTACAtgcaaaataatttcttttgccTTATTATCctatatttgaagttaaatgtAATTGAGTGTTTTATTGATAGAAATATCTAAGTTGAATGAGTTTATCGacacaaaacaaagttcaatgtGACTTTACttgataaattctcaaaattgaGTGATCTTTTGAGCAACAAACAGCTCtttttaaataatcaaatttgtaatctaaattatttaaataaatttactgatataaatataaaatataaaatcaagaaaataaataaaatgattgaaagaatttgagggatatttttgtctttacatagataATCCGGTGGTATTAAAACCTATGTATTACAAATACCaccaaatggaaggtattagtaatacatcaaATAATACCATGTATGTTAGATTAGTTATACAAGGACCAAAATTCCTACCAAACATGATACTAAATAATatcatacataatacatggactatttcTCTTAATACttcctaccaaacgaccctgagaaaatgatcaaaatggtccttaatgtatgactttgattccatttggtccttaatgtatgaaCTTGATGGAAATGGTCCTTTATGTATCATAAATTGTGATCAATTTGGTCCTTAatcctaaaattaatattttattttattttgccgTCAAAATACACGGAATATGTAAAAGATGCGCTCGTTCAAGACTTTCCTTCCCCTGtttccaaaaatttcaaaatgacacatcaattttttttaacctaaagggcaaaatcgctcaTGACGGAGCGATTTTCTTCTGACAAAATTGACGCTGTTACTcctttaaaaatcataaaaattgcTGCcggtccaaaaaaaaattctgttttctttaaaatcgctgctatgtatttttttttttaacaagcagcgtttaaaaaatagaaatagctgCTATAGCAgccaatttcttaaaaaagttttaaatttttttttattaaaaatttccGAGGCGAGGACTGCTTAAAAAATAATGGGAAATCGCTTCACGTGTAGcgattttagttatttttttttaaataattgctGCCATTAAAAATTTTATGGTTAAGAACCAAATTAATCACaatttatgatacataaatGACCATTTCCATGAAgtccatacattaaggaccaaatggaatcaaagctcatacattaaggaccattttgatcattttcccaaacgaccccttaagattgttaattttgaaattctcaTTTATAAATTAGGAACGTGGGTGGGTGTTCAATTAGTGTGGCAATCGGAAATGTCGAACGTTGTAGTTTTGGACAACGGTGCTGGCGTAATCAAGGCTGGTATCGGCGGCGAAAGAGATCCAACAGCTATTGTCCCCAATAGCATGGGCCGTCCACTTTCTTCCAAGAAATGGCTTATGGCTGACCAGCTTCTTTCCCCAGACGTCGACCTCACTTCAGCCACCGCCCGCCGCCCTTTCGACCGCGGTTATCTTATCAACCCTGATCTCCAATCTTCCATTTGGTCTCACATCTTCTCAAACCTTCTCAAAATTACTCCTTCAcactcttctcttcttcttacTGAACCTCTTTTCAATCTCCCTTCCATACAGCGCTCAATTGACGAAATTGTATTcgaagattttaattttaaggCCCTTTATGTATCTGATTCCCCTTCTTTGGTTCATCTTTATGAGGCATCTCGTCGCCCTTATGGCCTTGTTTCTAAAGCCCAGTGTAGCTTAGTTGTTGACTGTGGATTTTCTTTTACTCATGCTTCCCCGGTCTTTCAGAATTTTACATTGAATTATGCTGTTAAAAGGCTTGATCTTGGTGGTAAAGCTTTGAGTAATTACTTAAAGGAGTTGGTTAGTTATAGAAGTGTTAATTTGATGGATGAAAGTTTCCTTATGGACCATGTTAAGGAGGAACTTTGCTTTGTCTCTTTGGATCTTCCCAGGGACTTGCAAATTGCTAGGTAATGCtcattaattttcaatttacttTCATATTTCCAATGACTTTGAATATTTGTTGTGTCATTGTTATCATTCTGTGGATATCAAAGTTCATGCCATTCCGAATTAAGTGACAAACTCTGTGGATGTCAAACTTCATGGGCTGCACCTTATGGGGTCTGTTTGCTCTTATTTTACTTAAATAACTAGTTCAAAAGGATGGGGGCATTAACGCAGGATGGGTCGTGTACTGGACTACCCTTAATTAGTTCAAAGGGGTCTCTAATTATTTGAAGTCAATTATATGTTTTGGCCCCTCTGAAACAAATGTAGAATTAGGATCCTTCAATGCCATGACGTTTGAACCGTTTTCTAAACCTAAAACAACTTAAAACTTAGATTAAGCCAGCAGAAAATCCACATTAAAGTAAGATGATCTTTGGGTGCCAAACATGCTGGGATCTCCCTTATTCATAACTACTGCATCAATCTCCCAGGAAACCGGGGAAGGACAATTTGTTTAGGTGCACGTATGTGCTTCCTGACGGTATTACACATACCAAGGGTTTTCTAAAAGACCCTGAAGAACCAAAGAGATATCTTCCTTTGTATGATGAAGCTCTGCAGCAAGTAGCAGAGGAACAAATTGATATGGATCAGCTTGAGAACACTGACAATTCCGAGGACAGGAACAGAAGAAATGgatcaaaaattgatttgacaAAAAATGTACTTTTTCCAAGCCCTTATAAATAGCTCATCatcctcttttcttttattctaatttatttGTATGAACAGGAATTTGGCTTGACAAATGAGCGGTTCCTTGTCCCAGAGATGATGTTTCGTTCAGCTGACTTGGGTCCGTATCACAGTGTATCTTtgacttttatttcagttttgtgTTCAAT
The DNA window shown above is from Solanum stenotomum isolate F172 chromosome 6, ASM1918654v1, whole genome shotgun sequence and carries:
- the LOC125868549 gene encoding actin-related protein 6, with the translated sequence MSNVVVLDNGAGVIKAGIGGERDPTAIVPNSMGRPLSSKKWLMADQLLSPDVDLTSATARRPFDRGYLINPDLQSSIWSHIFSNLLKITPSHSSLLLTEPLFNLPSIQRSIDEIVFEDFNFKALYVSDSPSLVHLYEASRRPYGLVSKAQCSLVVDCGFSFTHASPVFQNFTLNYAVKRLDLGGKALSNYLKELVSYRSVNLMDESFLMDHVKEELCFVSLDLPRDLQIARKPGKDNLFRCTYVLPDGITHTKGFLKDPEEPKRYLPLYDEALQQVAEEQIDMDQLENTDNSEDRNRRNGSKIDLTKNEFGLTNERFLVPEMMFRSADLGLNQAGLAECIHRAISSCHSHLHPVLYESIILTGGSTLFPHFAKRLEMDLRPLVPDKYHLKITTQEDPILGVWRGGSLLASSPDFDAMCITKAEYEELGSARCRKRFFH